TGATGTCTTGTTGGAATTTCAGAAAGGCATTCAGAGATGAGCTCGCATTGCTTCAGAAGATACGACATCCAAATGTTGTCCAATTTCTGGGTGCTGTAACTCAAAGCAGTCCAATGATAATTGTTACAGAATACTTACCCAAGGTTTGATTGTGTTCTGCACCACTAGAATAGCAGATTGTTGTTCACTATGTATTTTTTAACAGTTGTGTGTTTGATCATATAATGGTAACAAGTTGCACTTTTAGTTCATAAATCTTGACATGCAATTTTGTCAATTGCCATTTGTCTCTTTGCTCTGTACCTTTTATGGCACACTGCTAGCTTTATAATACTCAAAAAATTGCTTTtagatatttttggatttttCAGAATTTTCTTAATACAGATAAAAGGAAAACAATAgtgttcttattttgtttttgttaatatgCAGAACTTTGTATGTAATTTCAATATTAATGAAATATAACTTTATTAAGGAAACTGTGAGCTGTATTTCTTAATTGCTATTTTATCAAGTTTATTAATTATAAAGTAAATGTTAGTTATCTTTATTGTATCATTTtgactttatgaataattaacttCGAAAGTGAAGTAGAATTTGAAGTTACACCTAAAATTTTGAAGTAGTTTGGTAATTTTGGCATGGCCTTTTGGGCATTTCATTCAACCAACAAGCTACTGTTTTGATCCTTGACACTTTTTTTTACCGGAAACAATGTTAAGCCCATTTGAAATATACTTATACCCAGGCTGAGATTACATGAAAATGAGGGTATTTTAGCCTCACATATATCTGTACCAAGTTGGAATGTTAAATTCCCACCTCTTTGGGAAATGTGAGATTCTCAATTCTGGGCAGTAAATTAGATTACCAGAATGTCCAATTACTTCATATTGAGATTACTAGTTTGAACAAAATAGGGAGAAGATCCCCTCATTTAATTTACTGGTAATCTCTTGTGGCACTGTCCTTTCTTCTCTTTTAGCCCCTGATGGTGCCCTGTAGGATTAGGGAGAACCAGGATAGGAATAACTAGAAAAGGAGTTTTTCTTGGTTCTTGGACAGTTGGACTAATGTAATGTCCTTTTCTTTGGGTCGAAGAATAATAATGACcttctttttgttgttttatttttgcacagcaaaattttatattcatttttttttaccaCATCATGTATCATAAAAGTTAATTTTTGTAATTCTTTTTACAGGGAGATCTTCGAGCATATTTGAAGCTAAAAGGCGCATTGAAGCTAAAACTTGCTGTTAAGTTTGCACTTGATATTGCTAGGTTAGTTACGTGGCTGAAAATACATCTATGGATTTCATATTGATgagcaatttttaaaattttgggagtAAACTACATGGATGCCTGTTGGGGTTAGGCATACAAACTGCAATTTCTTGTGAGCATTTAAATTGAGTCTTTGATTGAAATTTCAGTTAGCTTCtaccttttaaaaaatattagtttaCATGAACCATGCATTATTAGGTAGAAAGGATTGTGCTACGATGGTTTCGGTGCATCCATGAATTCTGTTAGAATTTGTTAGTTGTAACAAAGTTGTTTGTAATTTAATGAACATGAAGATTATGATAGAGATTATTAACTTCGATTACTTTAACTAAGTCACATTAGAGGAGTGTAGTGTTGGTGGTAGAAAGAAACAATTATCTGAAAGGGTAAAGTCCTTCTTTTGCTGCATAGTATGCGATTGCAAAATGGTTGTTAATGCTCTATGTAATTAATTAATGGCTCAACAGGATACATGTGTTAGTTAAAGGCAAAAAAAATGGGGAGGAACAGGTAAAATTAATGTATCAGCTATCATGTACGGATAAGTTTTAGAAGGTTGGCAGTTTCATTACAAATGCAAATCTAGTAAGACCTTCAGGCTGTTGCTATGTTATTGTATAGAAAATGGTTGTGGATTGCTGCAATGTTTGCTGTGGAGAAATCTATTCTCCACATTTTGGCTGTTTTTCTACAAGGATTCTAAGGAATATGGAATCAGCAAAAGAAGTTGTATTGCCACTGAGCAAGGGGAAGGCAACAAGCACTTTTCTGGATTTTTGTTTATTATTGCCTGCTTCATTTTGATGATTTTCTGGTACCTTAATTGAACGTTGTTACCTTTTGCAGGGGAATGAATTATTTGCATGAGCATAAACCTGAAGCAATAATTCACCGAGATCTTGAGCCTTCGTAGGTCTTCCTTCTTAAATTTATATGCTGGTTACCTTAAGTTCCTATAACTTTTTGGGCATGGACatccatttttttattatccAAATGGGCAAGATTTCTTAAAGCTTGTTCATTTTTATGAGTAAGATAACAGAAACATACTGCGGGATGATTCTGGGCATTTGAAAGTTGCTGACTTTGGAGTCAGCAAGCTGCTCAAGGTTGCAAACAGAGTTAAAGAAGACAAACCTGTGACATCTCAAGAGACTTCTTGTAAGTTTTCTACACTGGGCAAAACTCTTTATCCTCCATCGTTATCTATTTATACTTGGGGTTTTGCTTGTGAATTATTGGACTAGCCATCTGATTTGGCCTTTGTTGAGAAAATCAGAGGCAGGTAGCAGGATTTGTTGTTTTGATTCCTAATTAACTGTTTGATTAACTTGTTTACTGGAGAAGTGTGTTAAAATGATGACTAAAGATGTTTGTTTCATGTCAtctttcaaattttgcattttaatttgaatcaaataattGAAAGCTAAGTATCCTTTCTTTTTTAATGGTAAATACATCATGATGTATCAATCCTTCCTGAGCAGGGAGATATGTGGCACCTGAAGTTTATAGGAATGAAGAGTATGATACTAAAGTTGATGTGTTTTCATTTGCTTTGATATTACAAGAGGTTAGAGTTCTTCTCCCCCAACTCAAAAGCTTATATTGCAAGTTGCAGTGTTGCTAATACTTGTGTAACTAGTAACTTAAACTCAAGGAGCAAGTGGCAGTCTTAGAAACTCGTCCCAACTCTAGACAAAGAAGAATCATGcaatctttttttccttttttttaggcCTCTAATAGTTGATTTTATAAGAAGATTTCACCTGAGCCTGCTCATTTCATTTTCCCCAAAATTTGAAGCCTTCTACAATAGATGACAATTGCATAAGACTTAAGCTAGAACTACTGTATATCTATTCTAACTGAAATTCATTTATGATGTCAAAGGTTGAAGGGATATCAGAACTCAAAATGTGGGATTTATAgatatatttttgtttgttttgtttaaaaACATTAGTAATAGTTTCTACagatctttctttattttttgaactttttctcTTGTTTATCCTTATTCAATAGTTGCTTTATTTTTGATGTCTCGGAGTAATATCTGATCTCTATTTAAGGTTTTTTTCCAACAGTGTAGTTTAGCATTTGGGGTTAAAGAGAAAATCTTGTCAAGTCTAGAAGAATTTCTAACATCAAGAAACCCTCATCTCATCTCATCTCATCTCATCtccccttttctttttgtttcttttgggTGTTTAGGGGAAGGGAGGATATTTCGATAAAAGTTGCATGCATGAGATCTATAGGGTTTCTTTCTGCTTATTATATTACCGAATCTATCTGATACATGTAGAAGTTGCAATAACATATCATCTATCATTGCTCTAGATGATTGAAGGTTTTCCACCATTTCATGCACAGCAAGAATATGAAGTTCCTAAAGCATATGTTGAGAATGAGCGCCCACCATTTCGAGCTCCTGCAAAGTGCTATGCTTATGGATTAAGAGAGTAAGTCCTTCACCTTGTTTTATCTATGCTTGTACATCATTTCAGAATGCATCAATGATTTTAGAAAAGCCTTGTTGCCACTTGGAAAGCATAATGTGAACTACATGTATGGTTAACCCATTTATCTGAGCCAAAATAAAGAAGGAAATTTATCTTTTATTCTTGTCtactttaaaatttctatttctatttgtGGGGCTGCTGCAAACGTTATTTGTAATGCATATTTGAAGTTTATTGCTTTTTCATGCATAGTATCTCTTGTTAATATTGAACAAATCAGGATCATAGATAGATATTCATTGGTGAGAGCAAACTGCAGTAACATAACCATACCTTTGACACCATTTGGGTTTGAACTGCTTATACTTTGAAATGCTGGAGACTTGAAGAAGGTGGTGAGGGGGAAGGGAGGGGGGTGGATGAGGAAAATCAAGTGTTGCTTGATAGCCGTATGGGTAATTGTTCAGCCTTAAATTTACTAATGTAGTACCTGTAGCACAGAAAAAGTAGtaacaggggattcagagatgGCTGTTTTCTTCCTCATCCTTGTTTTTAAGATAAGTTTGACAAGTTTTGAAAGGAAAGTCAATCCATCTTCTTGCCCAGGTTTACAGAACCGGTTCGGTGGTCAAACCGGTCAGGCCACCAGTTTGCCTGTTCGTacggttcaattaaataaatcattaaaaatttcataataaaaaaaaaaaacggtTCAAGTGCTTTTTTAGCCTGGTTCAACTAGTTTGTGCCAGTTCACAGGTCAACTGGTCTGATATCTCTCTCTGGACTGGTACCCCAGTTGGTTCTCAGTCTGACTCGCTGGTCCAGTCTGGTTCCAACAACCAAGCTTCTTGCCGTCCTTATTAGATTTTTCTTCTCTGCTTACTAAAATACACCAGTTTACGTTTTCTGCAGTTTAATTGAGGAATGCTGGAGTGAGGAGCCATTCAGGAGACCAACATTCAGGCAGATAATAACAAGGCTAGATGACATAAATAACCAACTTGCACATAAGGGGAATTGGAAGGTTTTTTCCCTCTCTTTTTCTCTGTTTTAGATTCTGGCATACACAGTTTGTAAATAGGTTTGTGCCTGCAGTTTTGTTCAAAAACCAACTTCTTGTCTTTTTGTGTCATATCTTCATCTTTCCTAATCCTGCATAGAAAGGTAGACTGATTCCTCAGTGATAAAAGATGGCTTTCATGGTCTAAGCTGGTTTTGGCTTTGAGTCTTATGGAACCTTTAGGTGGCTTGACACGTTTCTTACATTCCTATTATCAGTAAAAACATTTAGCTAGCTTGATGGTGAATGTTACAGTAAGTTACTGTGTTCTATCATCGTACAGGTTGGACCGCTCAAATGTCTAAAGAATTTCGAGAATATGCTGAAGAGAGATCGTCTAAATCCTAGTAGTCGTACAACTCGCGCCACAACCAGATGATGAATTTGTAAAAGCTTGTTCTTTGTCTTTTAGTGGCTTTTGGTTCATACTAGTTCTCATATTGCAATTAAACTAATTGAATTGGTGGGAGCCTTTTGGATTGGGAAAGAGaagcccaaaaaaaaaaaaaaaaaaaagaaaacgaagAAGAAATATGGCATGAGAGAATGAAATATGAGTTTGTGAGTGAAGACATTAGACTGTTTACGTACACTACAATTTGCATTTTTTAGTAGTGTAATTTTGCATAAGATTTTTGGTCCTTTGAAATTGACTTGTTTTTGTGATAGAGttgaatgaaattaaaaagtAGCCCTGAATCtcaaaagttaaatttcagtttgatttggtacAATAGTTTATATAGAAATTTATGTTGTTTTCACATATCACtaacatttaatatttagttATTGCATACAAAAGCTtctatgtttatttatttgttttattaaaacgtCCATAATTAAACAAAAGCTTCTTTTGATTGGTTGACTATGAGATTGGTTATTAAAGCTGTGTTTGAATTTTAAACAATTATTGAAGATGTttgactaaatatatatatatgatattcataaaattaagaaaaaaagttaaaacaatTATATTCTAACAATAATCTTAttaataaaatggtaaaaatatatataatatatatcataatattatttgtttgtttgtttcttatttttggtactatttatttattattgacaTTAATCTAATAGTATAGTGgatattaaacatttaaatttttgtaaagtTTATATAAATATTGTAATTAACTAATTGGTTGTTTTATATCTAAATGACTTGTTTTGAGTAATAAGTTAGAGAGAAAGAACAATCAACAATAGAAAAATACATATGCTATGATTATtctttaagaaaaagaaagaaagtgtaAGGGCATAAAAGTTGAAGAGAGTTGTCTCTTGGGTCACAGGAACTCGTATCTCCACCTTACTTTTGTTTTGGTGCATCAGTTCTTCAATCTCTGTGTAATGGTGTTAACCAAACaccaatataattacaattaataGATAAAAAATCCACtgcaatcaaaattaaagtttaaagtgtataattgaattaaaataaatttttcatataccgatttaatattttttttatttctccattaaattaaaatagatatgTATTGATAAATTACAATATGGTAAATTTGGagaaattgttaattttaaaaaatatttaaaaaaatgtatcgTTTTTTCGATATTTAGGAAAATAGGTCAATTTTTGGGGAGAAACATAAAAGAATTTTCgtctttctctcttcaaaatcgACCTATTtctctaattatcatataaattgAACCATTTCCatacttttatttcttcaaaTAAATTTGAATTGTTTCAGCTTGGTTTTTGTTCTCAtagttaatatataaaatataactataacttgagaaatttagaattagaatttaaatatcaattattataattttgtaaatatacaatttaaaattaattattataactaaCAATTTTTGgaaataactttcaaaataaaaGGTaggtataaaataatataaacataacaaaaatatacaaatctactttattattaaaattttttatatataataagaatataacttttttttagttcaaagtatattaaaaaatatgacaattttgtaattttttatttctaataataattcatatatatttttttaaaaataaaacatgaagccaaaaataattaattatattgggGTAAATTGTTGACAAGTTCATACTTAGACTTAGTAAATCAATTAATTTATCTTAAATTCGTAGCCGTCAGATGAATAAAAGAGAATATTGGGCGTTGGATTGAAAGTGGTATAGAAGTAGTGTTAGATAAATAAAAGCAGAGTTGTCTTCACGGCCGCTAATTCTATTTCTCTGTTTCCTTCACTCCGTTCCCTCTTCACCCCCAGAACCCGCTTCTCGACCCGATCCGACACCCGCAAATAAAACCCATTAGAATCTACTGTTCCCTATCGGTATTACCTTCTTCCCCCTTtttattcatatataattttggttttggttgtgttatTAACGAAATGTGCTTGCTTGCtttgtgatttttatttatttattctattaattttgCTTTCTCTCATGCATGCTATCATGGTGAAATGAATGGTAATTTTGCggggttttctttttcctttcgtTTTATCTTTTAAATGGAAATATAATTGGTTGTGATTCTTGCGTTCTTGctctaaattggaaaaaaaagaaattaatttgatttttttttctactcaagatttgtttttctttttcttttttacgtTACTTTTAGAAGCAGAAATTAAGGAGCAAAGGCAACTAATTGAACTGCATAATAGTTGTATATTTTGTTGAATGTATGATCCTTATAGAATGggatttcttttaaaaacttacaagggaatagagaaaaaaattatggaaagaAAAAGTTATTAAATCTTTCATAGGTGCTGTTTTTCTGATTGTTCCATTAAACtgctattttatgataaaattatcATTGGTGATACTAATAACttgttatgttgtatatttaagAGATGTCTGAGACTTGGGTAATTTACATTCTAGTTCATTCAACTTAGTATTAGTTTTCATGAATTCCACAAAccttaaattttatcaaattatacaACTTCTAGTATTAATAAATTAAGTCACTTGTGCTAACTTCTGTAAGTAAATTTAATGGAAAAGTTGATTCAGCATGCATTCGTGACTTATTTTTTATGCCTCATCAAGATAATACATTAAAAGTTTATTCAACTTGCATACAtggcctttttttttcttttttcttttttgtttaaattttaaagactGTTTTCGGTTTTCCTTTCTTAAGTGGACCCTAATGCCGGCATGGAAGATATTTTACTTAAAATGCTAGCAAGGAATTATCTTGATGACATGTAAAAAAATAAACCATATGCATGTGCAAGCTAATTTAACTTTTCCATAAGAATTACTTAACAAAGTTAGCATAAATCACCTATATGAAAGTTGATGTCAAGTTTAATTACTCAGAATGTAAATTGCGCTTGAAATTTTGTTCTTTTCAGTTTATATGGTATCAAATATATTATGCATGTAGGCGAATTCCAAGGCCTTTGGCTACTTGTAATTGACAACTATGCAAC
The sequence above is drawn from the Gossypium hirsutum isolate 1008001.06 chromosome A05, Gossypium_hirsutum_v2.1, whole genome shotgun sequence genome and encodes:
- the LOC107959677 gene encoding integrin-linked protein kinase 1 isoform X2 → MDSTTGCKSPVRFTLGKQSSLAPDREGSSRGAIEAAIDPRVRLMYMANEGDLEGIKELLDSGTNVNFKDIDGRTALHVAACQGLTDVVRLLLDRGADVDSKDRWGSTPLADAVYYKNQDVIKLLEKHGAKPPIAPMHVQNSREVPEYEIDPSELDFSNSVNITKGTFRVASWRGIKVAVKTLGEEVFTDEEKVWVCLTLLVIFVYVCMFNCWSSISNFFVSNLICDFISFVSGVLMSCWNFRKAFRDELALLQKIRHPNVVQFLGAVTQSSPMIIVTEYLPKGDLRAYLKLKGALKLKLAVKFALDIARGMNYLHEHKPEAIIHRDLEPSNILRDDSGHLKVADFGVSKLLKVANRVKEDKPVTSQETSWRYVAPEVYRNEEYDTKVDVFSFALILQEQEYEVPKAYVENERPPFRAPAKCYAYGLRDLIEECWSEEPFRRPTFRQIITRLDDINNQLAHKGNWKVGPLKCLKNFENMLKRDRLNPSSRTTRATTR
- the LOC107959677 gene encoding integrin-linked protein kinase 1 isoform X4, with the translated sequence MDSTTGCKSPVRFTLGKQSSLAPDREGSSRGAIEAAIDPRVRLMYMANEGDLEGIKELLDSGTNVNFKDIDGRTALHVAACQGLTDVVRLLLDRGADVDSKDRWGSTPLADAVYYKNQDVIKLLEKHGAKPPIAPMHVQNSREVPEYEIDPSELDFSNSVNITKGTFRVASWRGIKVAVKTLGEEVFTDEEKVKAFRDELALLQKIRHPNVVQFLGAVTQSSPMIIVTEYLPKGDLRAYLKLKGALKLKLAVKFALDIARGMNYLHEHKPEAIIHRDLEPSNILRDDSGHLKVADFGVSKLLKVANRVKEDKPVTSQETSWRYVAPEVYRNEEYDTKVDVFSFALILQEQEYEVPKAYVENERPPFRAPAKCYAYGLRDLIEECWSEEPFRRPTFRQIITRLDDINNQLAHKGNWKVGPLKCLKNFENMLKRDRLNPSSRTTRATTR
- the LOC107959677 gene encoding integrin-linked protein kinase 1 isoform X3; translated protein: MDSTTGCKSPVRFTLGKQSSLAPDREGSSRGAIEAAIDPRVRLMYMANEGDLEGIKELLDSGTNVNFKDIDGRTALHVAACQGLTDVVRLLLDRGADVDSKDRWGSTPLADAVYYKNQDVIKLLEKHGAKPPIAPMHVQNSREVPEYEIDPSELDFSNSVNITKGTFRVASWRGIKVAVKTLGEEVFTDEEKVKAFRDELALLQKIRHPNVVQFLGAVTQSSPMIIVTEYLPKGDLRAYLKLKGALKLKLAVKFALDIARGMNYLHEHKPEAIIHRDLEPSNILRDDSGHLKVADFGVSKLLKVANRVKEDKPVTSQETSWRYVAPEVYRNEEYDTKVDVFSFALILQEMIEGFPPFHAQQEYEVPKAYVENERPPFRAPAKCYAYGLRDLIEECWSEEPFRRPTFRQIITRLDDINNQLAHKGNWKVGPLKCLKNFENMLKRDRLNPSSRTTRATTR
- the LOC107959677 gene encoding integrin-linked protein kinase 1 isoform X1, which translates into the protein MDSTTGCKSPVRFTLGKQSSLAPDREGSSRGAIEAAIDPRVRLMYMANEGDLEGIKELLDSGTNVNFKDIDGRTALHVAACQGLTDVVRLLLDRGADVDSKDRWGSTPLADAVYYKNQDVIKLLEKHGAKPPIAPMHVQNSREVPEYEIDPSELDFSNSVNITKGTFRVASWRGIKVAVKTLGEEVFTDEEKVWVCLTLLVIFVYVCMFNCWSSISNFFVSNLICDFISFVSGVLMSCWNFRKAFRDELALLQKIRHPNVVQFLGAVTQSSPMIIVTEYLPKGDLRAYLKLKGALKLKLAVKFALDIARGMNYLHEHKPEAIIHRDLEPSNILRDDSGHLKVADFGVSKLLKVANRVKEDKPVTSQETSWRYVAPEVYRNEEYDTKVDVFSFALILQEMIEGFPPFHAQQEYEVPKAYVENERPPFRAPAKCYAYGLRDLIEECWSEEPFRRPTFRQIITRLDDINNQLAHKGNWKVGPLKCLKNFENMLKRDRLNPSSRTTRATTR
- the LOC107959677 gene encoding integrin-linked protein kinase 1 isoform X7, yielding MHVQNSREVPEYEIDPSELDFSNSVNITKGTFRVASWRGIKVAVKTLGEEVFTDEEKVWVCLTLLVIFVYVCMFNCWSSISNFFVSNLICDFISFVSGVLMSCWNFRKAFRDELALLQKIRHPNVVQFLGAVTQSSPMIIVTEYLPKGDLRAYLKLKGALKLKLAVKFALDIARGMNYLHEHKPEAIIHRDLEPSNILRDDSGHLKVADFGVSKLLKVANRVKEDKPVTSQETSWRYVAPEVYRNEEYDTKVDVFSFALILQEMIEGFPPFHAQQEYEVPKAYVENERPPFRAPAKCYAYGLRDLIEECWSEEPFRRPTFRQIITRLDDINNQLAHKGNWKVGPLKCLKNFENMLKRDRLNPSSRTTRATTR